AAGACGTTCTTCTCGACGAGTGGTACAGAAGCGGTGGAGGCCGCGATTAAAATCGCGAGATTTTACACTGGAAAACAAAAGATCATCTCCCGATATCGATCCTATCACGGAGCAACCTACGGGTCCATCAGCGTTACAGGAGATCCTCGTCGGCTCGCAGCAGAGCCCGGGATACCGGGGACGATCAAAGCCCCCGATCCGTACGCCTACGGGTCGACGTTGGATCCGATGCAGAGTCTCGAATATATCGAAGAGATGCTGAAATTGGAGGGTGACACGGTTGCAGCAGTATTGGTCGAACCGATCGTTGGTTCGAACGGTATTCTCGTACCACCTGATGAGTATCTCCCCAGACTCAAGGAAATCGCACACGAGCACGGCGCCCTCTTGATTTGTGATGAAGTGATGTCCGGATTCGGCCGAACCGGCGAGTGGTTTGGTTGTGACGTTTTCGACGTCGAGCCCGACATAATGACGATGGCGAAGGGGCTGACCGGGGCGTATCAACCACTCGGTGCCACTATCGTCAACAGCGAAATCGCAGAGCACTTCGAAGACAACATGTTTTGCCACGGGCACACCTATTCCGGTCATCCGGCGACGGTAGCTGCAGGGCTTGCGGCCGTCGAAACCTACCAATCGGAAAGCCTCGTCGATCAGGCGCGAGAGGCGGGGGAGTATCTGGAAACGCGTCTCGATGACCTCGCAGAGGATCATCCCAGCGTGGGCAACACACGAGGCGTGGGACTTTTCCGTGGAATCGAACTGACGAAAAATCCGGAAAAACGCGTCCCGTTCGGCACCCGGGAGGACAAGGTCAGCAAGGGGAGTACGGTCGTCGATGAAGTAGCGAGCAACGCCTACG
The window above is part of the Haladaptatus caseinilyticus genome. Proteins encoded here:
- a CDS encoding aminotransferase family protein; protein product: MSGQESEPDTALNETERIDKEYVFGTWSFQSEVSPTQVVDTDGVTFTDASGNEYIDFSGQLMCSNLGHSAERVTDAVTEQINETAYVAPGFTTEARAKLGRKLAEVTPGDLSKTFFSTSGTEAVEAAIKIARFYTGKQKIISRYRSYHGATYGSISVTGDPRRLAAEPGIPGTIKAPDPYAYGSTLDPMQSLEYIEEMLKLEGDTVAAVLVEPIVGSNGILVPPDEYLPRLKEIAHEHGALLICDEVMSGFGRTGEWFGCDVFDVEPDIMTMAKGLTGAYQPLGATIVNSEIAEHFEDNMFCHGHTYSGHPATVAAGLAAVETYQSESLVDQAREAGEYLETRLDDLAEDHPSVGNTRGVGLFRGIELTKNPEKRVPFGTREDKVSKGSTVVDEVASNAYENGVYVANMINTLIIAPPLTITDAEIDDAIAALDGALAISDDAMEQGVME